The genomic region AGGTGGATGGCCTATGGCCCAGGGGTTGAGCCCCTGGATGTGGCATGGCGGGATCCCATGGTGGCCTACCGCATGGACCAGAAGGGAAACCTCCTGACCCTGCGCCTCAGCATGGAGCGTAGCTTCTGGCGGGATTTCGGGGCGATGCTACCTGCTGCTGGTGGCGTGATCCCTTCCGTCATGGAGCATGCAATAGAACTCCTGGACTACGACACCCCCTCGCTTCGCGTCCTTGGACAGGTTTCAGACCAAGCCAAGATCCTGGACATTCGCCGGGAGGTGTATCCGTTCCCCCAGGACATGTTTACGCCAGAGGGAACCGTTTGGCTTCAGGAGGCCCTAAAACTTGCGGAGGGTACGGCCAAGGGGCTTGAAGGGGTGGCTTGGGCGCTAGCCCGAGGGGTCTTGGGGGATCGTGACGCCAAAGAACGGGAAAACTTTGTCAACTCCTTGCCCCTCATGCGGCTCTATTGGCATCAGCTGGACCTGGATTTCCCAAAGTTCCTTGACCGGTTGGGAAAGCCTGATTCGCTTGATTTTTGGCGGGAGCGCCTTGGGGATGCAGCTAGCCGCGCTTGGGGTGAGACCCGGCGCTTTGTGGGCACGGAGGGCAGGCACCTCAAGGCGCTTGCAGGGGCGGATATGAGCTTTGCTGAGGTTTTGGCCAGCTTACAGAAAGCGGCCCCTTCCAGGGAAGGAGGCCCCAAAGATGCCTTGACCGGTCAGCCCCAGGAGGGGCTATCCGGCGGGGCAAACGCGCGGAGGAGGTGATGGGATGGAGGAAAACAAAACCAGGGGAAAACGGTTTGTGGACTGGTTGGAGAGCCTGAGAAAAGGCTCCTCTTGGCCGGCTGCCCGGGCTGCCCTCAGACGGAGCCTGGCCTTTAGGCCAGGAGCCTACCCCCCGGCCATGCCCTATGTGGAACCCTTTGTGCAACATGAAGGGGAAGAGGGCTGGAAGCGGAACGCCTACTACTTGGTGGCCAGCCTTTATGCGTTAAAGGACG from Thermus neutrinimicus harbors:
- the casA gene encoding type I-E CRISPR-associated protein Cse1/CasA produces the protein MAKFNLLEEPWIPVLQQGRVVEVGVEKALLDAHTIARIETPSPLEEAALHRLLLAVLYRVLSPKGGCDAKDLLAQGRLDSHALEAYLAQVRDRFYLFHDTAPFLQIPDLPQEDLLPWSKLLPQLASGNNPTLFDHSVDDNPPLISYAEAARALLVHQAFAPGGLLRRMGVTSAKDAPLARPAVFLVEGENLFQTLILNLVPQEDSGLPIWERPPLTAKDIHGYATKWPLEGTSLVYAWPSRGVLYLDEGNGVRWMAYGPGVEPLDVAWRDPMVAYRMDQKGNLLTLRLSMERSFWRDFGAMLPAAGGVIPSVMEHAIELLDYDTPSLRVLGQVSDQAKILDIRREVYPFPQDMFTPEGTVWLQEALKLAEGTAKGLEGVAWALARGVLGDRDAKERENFVNSLPLMRLYWHQLDLDFPKFLDRLGKPDSLDFWRERLGDAASRAWGETRRFVGTEGRHLKALAGADMSFAEVLASLQKAAPSREGGPKDALTGQPQEGLSGGANARRR